GCCTTCTTGTTTCGTGAGTGGGTTTGTCTTGGTTTGCGATGAGGATCTCTGGGTCTTCACAATGAAAACTCACATCCTGTCCATGGTAATGTTTGATCACTTCTTCGAGAGATGGATTGTCATGGAAAAAAAGTTCACCAATGGAAGGCCCCATAAAAACCTTATAGGGAACTTTTGTGGTAAGTGGTTTTGTATGAGGTCCTATCCCTGCATACAATGTGATATGGATCGGAGCTTTTTTGGTGAGCGCTTGTTTGGTGGCGTACGATTCATCATCAATAGGTGGAACTGGATTGTTTGGCATATCTGCCACATGGATCACTGCTCCATTGATGGCAGCTGCACTTGCGGATAAAAAATCTTCCTTATAGGTATGTTTGCCACTGGCATCTTCTCTTGCATGGATGTGAATGTCACCAAAACCAGGGAAAATTACACAATCCTCGGAAAACTGGCGGACATTCGGATCGATGCCTTCTTTTACATTTGTGATGAGTCCGGTAGTTGGATCAAATTCGATTGTACCCAAAAATTCCCTTTCATGAGTTACGATTTTACCTGCAATTTTTTCCATTTTTACCCTTTCAATCAGCAGATTCTAAGAGGGAAGGAAAGTTTCAAGGGAATTTACTTGGGATCCTAGGGAAGATCAACTCCAATCGACATTTGTTGATTGGAGATTGGTTTGTGGTATTGTTTAGTCCCACTTAGATAAAATTTCTATAATATCTGTACCAAATCTTTCTACTTTCGCTGGCCCAACACCTTTTGTGGCTTCTAGTTCGGAAAGGTTTTTTGGTTTTCTTTCTGCAATTCGTTTGAGTACAGGATTTTGGAAGACCATAAACTTTTTCCATTTGAGTTGTCTTGCTTTACGATCACGGTAATTCATCAGTTCTCTCAAAATTTGAGAATGTAATGTAGGAACTTTTTTTGGTTTAGTTAGTTCCAACTTCGTATCATCAGAGTTAGATGATACTTGTTTGACTTTGGTTTTGGAAAAATTAGGAAGATACAATTTAGGATATTTGGCACCTGCGACCAAAACTTTTTTTTCTTCTACCCAAGTTTCTAATTTTGCAATCACAGCTTCTTCAGGAATTCCTTCCAATTTACCGTGGTATGGATTTCGCTCCATTCTGTACCGTAATACATCTTTTGTTCGTTTCCCTACTAAAGTTTTTGCAATGATGTTTTTTCCAAAAACTGCTGGGTGATCTTTCAAAAAGTTTTGGATGGTTTCTTCTTCCCAATCAGAGAGTGGGTGTTCTCTTTTTTCATTTTTTTTCTGAATTTTGACTTTTTCAGATTCTAAAAATTTTGATCGATTGATACTAACACCTGTTTCTGTGCAAATATCACATTTTCCACAAGGAGAAATTGTTTCTCCAAAATAGGAACAAAGTTGGACCTGCCTACATACTTCTTGATTAGCATACTCTTTGATGTATTTGAGTAAGGTATCTCCACCTTTGAAGTTTGTCTCTTTCGACAACATAAACAATTGGGTGGCTACATCACCTGCTTTATAAAACAAAACACATTCGGATGGTAAGTTGTCTCTTCCAGCACGGCCTGCTTCTTGGTAATATGCTTCAAGCGAAGCAGGCACTTGGTAATGGATCACCAAACGTACGTCAGGTTGATCCATACCCATTCCAAATGCATTGGTGGCAACAAGGATGGGAACTTTTCCAGAAGTATAGGCATTTTGAGTTCGTTCTCGGATCCCATCGGTTCGACCTGCATGGTATTTACCAACAGAGAACCCAAAGTCTTTTAACAAATCATACACTTCGTCCGTTTTTTTACGAGTTGCACAGTAGACAATCGCGCGGCCCGGGAATTTCCTTCCATCTTTCCATGGAGTGAGTAGTTCCATCAGTCGGTCTGCTTTGTCCCGTTCCTGGTTTGGGTATTCAACACTGAATTTTAAATTGGGTCGAAAAAAAGTCGACAAAACGACGTTAGGTGAATGCATGCCCAGGGATGTTTGGACATCAGTTTGCACTTTTTCTGTAGCCGTGGCAGTGAGTGCTAAGATAGGAAAATTAGGTTGGGGGTGCCTTTCTCGTAGAATATGGATTTGGCGGTATTCTGGTCGGAAATCATGCCCCCATTGGGAAACACAATGTGCTTCATCAACTACAAGGGAAAACAATTTGAATTCGCGAAAAATTCGAAAAAACCCATTGGATAGCGCTCGTTCCGGTGATACGAGTAATACTCGAAGTTCCCCTCTGACCGCTTTTGAAAGAATGGTCATTTGTTCGACTTCGTCTTGGGTGGAATTACAGAAGGCAGCTGGAATTCCTTTTGCAAGTAAACTTTCCATTTGGTCTTTCATAAGCGCTATGAGTGGAGATATAACAAGTGTAAGTTTGTCTTTTTGAATCGCAGCAGGGAGTTGGTAAATGAGGGACTTTCCTGCACCTGTCGGTAAAATGGCAAGTGTGTCCTGGCCATCTAAAACCGATTGAATGGCTTCCCTTTGGCCTGGGCGAAATTCTGAAAAACCGAATTTGGTTTTGAGTTCCGAAAATAGATCCAAAGTAACTCTTAGATTCTTGGGAAATAGGAACGGGTCAACGATAAGATTCTCCCTTTTTGCCTCATTTTTGAATTTTACAGAAACCGCTGACCTTGAAATTGTAACGAAGACCGATGCTTTTTAACACCTTTGTCTTTTTACTATTCTTTCTCATTGTGTATTCGGTTTTTTTATGTTTTGGATGGTTTGCCAAAAAACAGAAATGGGCATACCGTGCACAAAACCTTTGGTTACTCTTTGCTTCTTACTTTTTTTACGGATGGTGGGAATGGTTTTTTCTCACCCTCATTTTACTCAGCACCATCATTGATTACATTGCAGCAAGGTCCATTGAATCCTCGCAAAACCAAATGCGAAGGAGGCTCTACTTAGCAGTTTCGATTTTTGCCAATCTGGGCCTTCTTTTTACCATGAAGTACTATGATTTTTTTGCAGTGAATTTGATAGATTCTTGGAACCAAATAGCCATTTGGCTTGGGGGGAGTGCTGCTACAGATTCGAGTACTTACTTACTCAAAAACATTGTCCTTCCTGTGGGGATTAGTTTTTATACCTTCCAAACAATGTCCTATACAATCGATGTGTATAGACAACAAATCAAAGCAGAAAAAGACTTTTTTGATTTTGCATTGTTTGTGAATTTTTTCCCACAACTCGTGGCAGGTCCCATTGAAAGGGCACAGGATTTACTACCACAACTCAAAGCACCTAAGTTTCCCACAATGGATGGTGTTCAAAAAGGATTGTACGATATTTTACTTGGATACTTTATGAAAGTATATGTGGCGGACAATTTAGCCACTTATGTTGACCAAGTATTTTTTGCAGGTAAATCGTTTTACACCCAAAACCCTGAAATCATCCAGTCTATGGACGGCTCACAAGTGTTTGTCGGTGGTTTTTTGTTTTTGACTCAGATTTATTGTGACTTTGCAGGTTATTCTTTTATAGCCCTTGGAATCTCAAGGTTACTTGGTGTGACTCTCACAGTGAACTTCGAAACTCCTGAATTTTCAAAAACACCTACAGAGTTTTGGAATCGTTGGCATGTAACACTAAACAGGTGGTTTCGGGATTATATTTATATTTCTCTTGGTGGTAGTAAATACGGAAAATTTGCTCAATACAGAAATTTATGTATCATCTTCTTTTTGTCTGGGCTTTGGCATGGAGCCAATTGGACCTTCATCACATGGGGTTGTTTACAAGGTGTATACACGATGATTTACCTTGTGGCCTTTTCGAAAAAGAAAGAAGATTTAGGTGATAAAATTCCAGAAACCTCCCACTCATTTTCTACAAAACTTTCCCAAATTGTATCTGGGACCTCTAGTCGCATATTTGTGTATTTACTCGTTGCATTTAGTGGTGTTGCCTTTCGGTCTTATGATGCAAATATGATGTTTGTGTACTTTCAAAAATTCTTAAGTGTATGGACTTGGGACTTTTATCCGAATAATAATGTGAAAAACATGTTTGGACTTTGGGAGGAATACTTCAAAATTTTCCTTCCACTACTCATCTTGGATGGCATCACTTATTTCAAAAAAGAAAGGTATTGGATTTTTTTGACACACCCACTCATCCAAGCTTTTGTATTATCGTTTATGGCATTTCTCATCCTCACAAGAGGAGTATTCGGAAAAGAGGTAATTTACTTTGCGTTCTAAATTTTTAGGCATTGGTCTTACACTTTTATTCTTTTTAGTTTTGGAAATCACCGTACGTGTCACGGGAATTCATTATTTAGAACAACCAGAAATCTTTTTTGTAAATTTAAAGAAAAACTTTGTCGAATCTGGCAAAGGTGATGCCGATATCATCGTGTTAGGTGACTCAAGATCCATGGCACTTGCCGGATATGCAAAAGATGAAAACACGGAATATTCGGTATACAACCATAGTTTGCCTGCTATGGGTCCGAAATACTACCGATTCTTTTTAGACAAATACTTAGAGAAGGGAAACAAAAAACCAAAAATGGTTTTGTTTGCCGCCTCGCCAAAGTTATATGCCACAGGTTATGGGCCACCATTGTATGATCCAGATGCAAAGGTTGTCAAAGAAAACGAATCTCTCTCTCAATTTGTGAAACGTAGGTGGAACGAAGGTTTTGAAAAAAACTTTTTTAGAACCCAATCCAAACCCAATGTCATCAGTTATAGTGGGAAACAAGAAGATGCCAACCAAATCCTTTGGGAGTTTTTTGGACACAGATACCTCCACCAATTTACCTTTGGCGAATTATCCGAACAATATTCTGGCGTTGAACGATTGTTCATCTTATCAAAGGCAACTCCACTACTATACGAATCCTACAGGTTCCATGGTGCTATCCGCAATTCACTTAGCCTTTCCAATTGGAAAATAGATAAACAGTACAAAGAAAAATCGATCTTTTGTGAATCCTGTGAAAATATTGAAGCTGGTTTGTGCAAACCATCTGCTTCCCAACTCGAAGACAATTTAACCATTGAAGACCAAATCAACCGTCATTTTGGGAAATATAATATTTCCAATCGACTGAAACCAGAGTTAGTGCTCTTTTCCAAACAAATGATTCGAAAGGAACTGGATGAGGAATTAAAAAATCCAAATGAAAATTTTGATCCCAATCCAGATTTTGTCGTATTAGAAGATTTGATCCGTTATACGGAAGAAAAGGGCATCCCATTCGGTATGGTGTATTTGCCGTGGATCAAGGAACGTCAGGAAGCTCCGGAATCAAAGGCTTTACTTTCCAAGTTAATCATTTTTTTCCAAAACCACCCAAGTACAAAACTCTTTTTCTTTCCCGAATCTTCCTACCCTTCGGAGCGTTTTGTAGATAATATCCATTACGATTGCCGAGGGGAAAAACGGGTAAACGAAGAATTCCGCCAAATTGTCCTGCCACAAGTCTTTCGTTTTTTATCTTCTAAACAAAAATCCAATTGATTTCCGATTTCTAGTGTTGGAGAATGAGGCACTCCATCCGGATAAGAGGAAACCCAATCATGTTTTCGTTACGAAACATATTTGTTTGTATTCTATCTGCCTATCTCATCGGATTACCGGTGTTTGCGCAGAACCGTTATGCGTTGTTCATAGGAACGAACTACAAAGGGAACACAGCTAAAATCCCTGAGTTGAATCTCTGTGAAGCAGATGCGAATTTTTTAAAAGAGAAAATCCAAAAAAAAGGAAACTTTAAGGATATCAAAGTCCTGTTAGGTTCCATGGTGACTCGGGAAAATGTCAAAAACGCAATCACCCAATTAGGAAAAGTCGTTGGGAAAGAGGATTCAGTGTTTTTGTATTTCTCAGGTCATGGGATGTACATGAAAGATGCGAAGGCAAAAAATGGAATGCGTAACTACTTAATTTGTTACGATCGACCGCATATTTCCGATGAAGAACTCAATGAATTTTTAACAGAAATCAAATCTCCAAAAACAGTTTTAGTCATGGATTGTTGTTATTCGGGAGGGATTGCCAAAAAAGGAAAAAACACTCGCGGTGCCGCAGAAATTCCCATTGCGCAAGGCAATGACGGGGTTGTCCGCCAAAACGCAGAAGATTATTTTTTCCAAGACAAAGCAGTCATTTCCTCATCAGATGATGACCAAACATCTATTGAAGTAGGGGGAACCATCAACCATGGGATTTTCACTTACAATTTTGGAAATGCACTTGAAAAAGCAGACCTCAACAAAGACAGCGTGGTCACTGCTTTAGAAGCATTTTTTGTAGCGAAAGAAGAAACGGTGAAAATGGCTCGCCAGTTCAACCATGAACAAACCCCACAAGTTTCTGGGAATGCCGCAGGGATTTTCCTTTCAGGTGCTCCAAAACCACAAACCCCTCCACCAAAACCACCAAATGTTGTGGTGAATGTTCCCATCACTCCAGTGGAAACAACCACACCTAACAACAACCAAACCACAACGCCCGTTGCACCAGAGCCAGAGCCAACTCCCGCTAACGAAACAACTGTGGTCATTCCGCCAATCACAGAAGTAGAACCACCAGCTCCTCCTTCTGTATCTACGGGAAACATTCTCATTCGGACTTCTATCATCAAAGATAAGTCCTATGGGGGAGCGGCAACTAAGTCTCCGTATGACTTACTCAACAAACAAGGCAAACTCAAGTCATCCAAACCAGAAGAAAAAATCCGTGCGATCAAAGTCCTCGTGGATGACCAGGAATACAAAGCACAAGTCACAACGGAAAAATCAAAAATTTGGGGTTCTATCTCTAAAAACGGAACTCTCATTCCAGGTGATATCTATAATGTGAAGATAGACAACCTTCCTGCAGGAGTGCACCAAATCGAAGTCCGTGCTGACAATTACCCTATTTACAAAACCGCAACGGCAGTGATTCCGAAACAAACGGTGACAGTGGATGCAACAAGTTCCATGGATGGATTTGGTGCGATACGAGGGAGGGTCTTTTTCAAAACCTTGGACAACCCGATCGAAAAACACCCGATTTATATGCCAACGGTTGTGTCCACTAACCAAATCTTCAAGGTCACAACAGACAAAGATGGGTACTTTTGGTTTACCAACCTAAAACCTGGAAAATACGAAATCAGAGCTAGTTTCATGGAAGAAATGAAACTTGAAAACTCGGAGATTGTGGTAAAACCAGGCGAGGTGACAACGGTAGAAATCATCCTCAATAAAAAATTGAGTTATACGAAAACCAAATACTAACCACTACCTTTTTCAATCACCTAAACTCTTACCAAAGAGTTTAGGTGAAGGAATTGTCAAAAAGGCCCTCTCTGGAGGGTCTTTTCTTTGCAAACCACTCCTTGAAATCTACGAAACACCACCTTTTTTCCCCGAGAAACCAACGCACAATGCAGACATTTTGATTTCCTGGTACCTTGGTACGCCAGATTCTAATCCCATTCCCCTCATTCTTCCATTGTAGACAAGCCAAATGATTAATTTTAATCTAGATTTGATTAAAATTAATCTAGATTATGGGTTTTTTCTCCCTTTTGGTCGAAAACGAAGTTTTTTTCTACTTTTTCCGAT
The sequence above is a segment of the Leptospira sp. WS39.C2 genome. Coding sequences within it:
- a CDS encoding RecQ family ATP-dependent DNA helicase, whose amino-acid sequence is MDLFSELKTKFGFSEFRPGQREAIQSVLDGQDTLAILPTGAGKSLIYQLPAAIQKDKLTLVISPLIALMKDQMESLLAKGIPAAFCNSTQDEVEQMTILSKAVRGELRVLLVSPERALSNGFFRIFREFKLFSLVVDEAHCVSQWGHDFRPEYRQIHILRERHPQPNFPILALTATATEKVQTDVQTSLGMHSPNVVLSTFFRPNLKFSVEYPNQERDKADRLMELLTPWKDGRKFPGRAIVYCATRKKTDEVYDLLKDFGFSVGKYHAGRTDGIRERTQNAYTSGKVPILVATNAFGMGMDQPDVRLVIHYQVPASLEAYYQEAGRAGRDNLPSECVLFYKAGDVATQLFMLSKETNFKGGDTLLKYIKEYANQEVCRQVQLCSYFGETISPCGKCDICTETGVSINRSKFLESEKVKIQKKNEKREHPLSDWEEETIQNFLKDHPAVFGKNIIAKTLVGKRTKDVLRYRMERNPYHGKLEGIPEEAVIAKLETWVEEKKVLVAGAKYPKLYLPNFSKTKVKQVSSNSDDTKLELTKPKKVPTLHSQILRELMNYRDRKARQLKWKKFMVFQNPVLKRIAERKPKNLSELEATKGVGPAKVERFGTDIIEILSKWD
- a CDS encoding MBOAT family protein; its protein translation is MLFNTFVFLLFFLIVYSVFLCFGWFAKKQKWAYRAQNLWLLFASYFFYGWWEWFFLTLILLSTIIDYIAARSIESSQNQMRRRLYLAVSIFANLGLLFTMKYYDFFAVNLIDSWNQIAIWLGGSAATDSSTYLLKNIVLPVGISFYTFQTMSYTIDVYRQQIKAEKDFFDFALFVNFFPQLVAGPIERAQDLLPQLKAPKFPTMDGVQKGLYDILLGYFMKVYVADNLATYVDQVFFAGKSFYTQNPEIIQSMDGSQVFVGGFLFLTQIYCDFAGYSFIALGISRLLGVTLTVNFETPEFSKTPTEFWNRWHVTLNRWFRDYIYISLGGSKYGKFAQYRNLCIIFFLSGLWHGANWTFITWGCLQGVYTMIYLVAFSKKKEDLGDKIPETSHSFSTKLSQIVSGTSSRIFVYLLVAFSGVAFRSYDANMMFVYFQKFLSVWTWDFYPNNNVKNMFGLWEEYFKIFLPLLILDGITYFKKERYWIFLTHPLIQAFVLSFMAFLILTRGVFGKEVIYFAF
- a CDS encoding DUF1574 family protein; translation: MRSKFLGIGLTLLFFLVLEITVRVTGIHYLEQPEIFFVNLKKNFVESGKGDADIIVLGDSRSMALAGYAKDENTEYSVYNHSLPAMGPKYYRFFLDKYLEKGNKKPKMVLFAASPKLYATGYGPPLYDPDAKVVKENESLSQFVKRRWNEGFEKNFFRTQSKPNVISYSGKQEDANQILWEFFGHRYLHQFTFGELSEQYSGVERLFILSKATPLLYESYRFHGAIRNSLSLSNWKIDKQYKEKSIFCESCENIEAGLCKPSASQLEDNLTIEDQINRHFGKYNISNRLKPELVLFSKQMIRKELDEELKNPNENFDPNPDFVVLEDLIRYTEEKGIPFGMVYLPWIKERQEAPESKALLSKLIIFFQNHPSTKLFFFPESSYPSERFVDNIHYDCRGEKRVNEEFRQIVLPQVFRFLSSKQKSN
- a CDS encoding caspase family protein is translated as MFSLRNIFVCILSAYLIGLPVFAQNRYALFIGTNYKGNTAKIPELNLCEADANFLKEKIQKKGNFKDIKVLLGSMVTRENVKNAITQLGKVVGKEDSVFLYFSGHGMYMKDAKAKNGMRNYLICYDRPHISDEELNEFLTEIKSPKTVLVMDCCYSGGIAKKGKNTRGAAEIPIAQGNDGVVRQNAEDYFFQDKAVISSSDDDQTSIEVGGTINHGIFTYNFGNALEKADLNKDSVVTALEAFFVAKEETVKMARQFNHEQTPQVSGNAAGIFLSGAPKPQTPPPKPPNVVVNVPITPVETTTPNNNQTTTPVAPEPEPTPANETTVVIPPITEVEPPAPPSVSTGNILIRTSIIKDKSYGGAATKSPYDLLNKQGKLKSSKPEEKIRAIKVLVDDQEYKAQVTTEKSKIWGSISKNGTLIPGDIYNVKIDNLPAGVHQIEVRADNYPIYKTATAVIPKQTVTVDATSSMDGFGAIRGRVFFKTLDNPIEKHPIYMPTVVSTNQIFKVTTDKDGYFWFTNLKPGKYEIRASFMEEMKLENSEIVVKPGEVTTVEIILNKKLSYTKTKY